From Heteronotia binoei isolate CCM8104 ecotype False Entrance Well chromosome 3, APGP_CSIRO_Hbin_v1, whole genome shotgun sequence, a single genomic window includes:
- the TSKU gene encoding tsukushi: MPFTVWFNLLLLFPGISTSKTCFPGCHCEVESFGLFDSFSLTKVDCSGIGPHIVPVPLPLDTTSLDLSSNKLESINESLLAGPGYTTLVSLDLSNNRISRITSTTFSRLRYLESLDLSHNSLVTLPDECFSKSPLGDVDLSNNLLLEISMNVFASKGQGKPINVDLSNNLISAVLRHQDKAVPNIQSLSLSGNRLRNIPNLQGIPLRYLNLDGNPMSTIEKDAFSGLKDLIHLSLSGLHDLSLISPYSFKDLPALQVLDLSNNPTLKSLEAEVFHSLNSLQELNLSGTGVAASLSKAMLKYLPSIKSITLGKNVKCLKTIREGQYHRQAGLTKKEILSCHDSQGSVAIAPYTL, translated from the coding sequence ATGCCTTTCACCGTTTGGTTCAACCTGCTTTTGCTGTTTCCTGGCATCAGTACATCGAAGACCTGTTTCCCAGGATGCCATTGCGAAGTGGAGAGTTTCGGTCTCTTCGACAGCTTCAGCCTAACCAAGGTGGACTGCAGCGGCATTGGGCCCCATATCGTACCCGTTCCTCTCCCCTTGGACACCACCTCCTTGGATTTATCGTCGAACAAACTGGAATCTatcaatgagtccctgctggcagGACCCGGCTACACCACGTTGGTCAGCCTCGACTTGAGCAATAACCGGATCTCCCGGATCACGTCGACCACGTTCTCTCGACTCAGGTATCTCGAATCTTTGGACCTGAGTCACAATTCGTTGGTCACCCTTCCGGACGAGTGCTTCTCAAAGTCACCTCTGGGGGACGTCGACTTGAGTAACAACCTCCTCCTGGAAATATCGATGAATGTCTTTGCGTCCAAAGGTCAAGGGAAACCGATTAACGTGGATCTCTCGAACAACTTAATAAGCGCAGTTTTAAGGCACCAGGACAAAGCTGTTCCCAACATTCAGAGCTTGAGTCTGTCTGGAAACCGTCTCCGGAACATTCCAAACCTTCAAGGGATACCCCTCCGGTACTTAAACCTTGATGGAAACCCCATGTCGACAATTGAGAAGGACGCGTTCTCAGGCCTGAAAGATTTAATCCATTTGTCCCTCAGTGGTCTTCACGATCTATCGCTGATCTCCCCGTACAGCTTCAAAGACCTCCCTGCCCTCCAAGTCCTTGATCTGTCCAACAACCCTACCCTTAAGTCCTTGGAGGCGGAGGTTTTCCACAGCTTAAACTCTTTGCAAGAACTCAACCTGTCCGGCACGGGCGTAGCCGCTTCCTTGTCGAAAGCCATGTTGAAATACCTGCCTTCCATCAAGAGCATTACTTTGGGGAAGAACGTCAAGTGCCTTAAGACGATCCGGGAAGGCCAGTACCACAGGCAGGCGGggctgaccaagaaagagatcctCAGTTGTCACGACAGCCAAGGGTCCGTCGCCATAGCGCCCTACACGTTGTGA